AGCTGCCCCATGGTCACCAGTGTCCCCTCTACAGTCTGAACTCGGGTGACCGCTGTCCCACAATCACCAGTACCCCCAGTATAGGCTGAGCTAAGGTGACCAGCATCCCCAGTATAAGCTGCCCCATGGTCACCAGTGTCCCCACTATAGTCTGAGCTCGGGTCACCAGTGTCCCACAATCACCAGTACCCCCAGTATAGGCTGAGCTAGAGTGACCAGCATCCCCAGTATAAGCTGCCCCACCAGTGTCCCCTCTACAGCCTGAGCTCGGGTGACCGCTGTCCCACAATCACCAGTACCTCCAGTATAGGCTGAGCTAGGGTGACCAGCATCCCCAGTATAAGCTGAGCTAGAGTGACCTGTGTCCCCAGTATAAGCTGTCCCATGGTCACCAGTGTCCCCAGTATAGGCTGTCCCATGGTCACTGGTGTCCCCACTATAGGCTGATCTAGGGTGACCAGTGTCCCCAGTATAGGCTGAGCTAAGGTGACCAGTATCCCCAGTATAAGCTGTCCCATGGTCACCAGTGTCCCCAGTATAGTCTGAGCTCGGGTGACCGCTGTCCCACAATCACCAGTACCCCCAGTATAGGCTGAGCTAGAGTGACCAGCATCCCCAGTATAAGCTGCCCCACCAGTGTCCCCTCTACAGCCTGAGCTCGTGTGACCGCTGTCCCACAATCACCAGTACCCCCAGTATAAACCGTCCCGCGGCCACCAGCACGGCGCCGTCACCCCCCCGTgtcccatcccctccccccccaggtTTCATGCGGGAGGAGATGGCGCGGCGGGAGGAGGCCGAGCTCCGCCGCAGCCCCCAGAAACCGCgcagcccccagggctggggcctCTTGGTGGCCTTGTGGTACTTGACCTTCTACAAACCCGTCGTCACCGAGGGCCACCTGAGGAGGAAGAACATGGAATTCATCTTCGTCCGCTTCAGCGCGTGGCAATACGCCGGCTGCGACAAACTCTGGGCCGGTTTGGTCACCACCCTCTGCGACAACGTCCGCCACCACTTTGGCCCTTTGCTCCTCAGCGTCTACCACGTGGTGGGCGTCCGGCCCCGCTTCGCCTCCGGTTTCACCCAACGCGAGTGGATCCTCAAGAGGGGCGCCTGCCTCAAGCTTTGGGGGCTGCTCTTCATCCTCACCGCCGGCCTCGCCCTCCTCTTGGCGGCTCTTCTCCTCCCCGGCCTCAAGGAGCACCACGCCTTGAAGGTTTTGGGGAGCGCCATCACCTCCCTCTCCGGTTCCGGTTTGGTCTTGGGCGCCGTCTCCGTTTTGAAGAATTTAATCATCAGCGAGAAGCAGAAGATCGAACGGTTGACCAACAGCGAGAGGTTCGCCGCCCAGTTGGGTTTCATGAATAAAGTCCGCGGCCAAGTGGAAATCTTGGTGGATTTTTTGGCTTTTATGGAAATCTTCGAACGCCGCCGGCTCCGCGTGGTGTTGGAAATCACCAGTTTGGATATTTGTTACCCGGAAAAAGTCGCCGGCGTCCTCAACGCCATGAACACGTTACTCTCCGACGCCAACGCTCCCTTCATCTTCATCCTGGCCGTCGATCCCAGCGTCATCGTGCCGTGCCTGGAGCAAACCGGTTGCATGAAGGGACTCGCCGATAACGGTTACCTCTACCTCAACCGCACCGTCACTTTACCCTTTTCCATCCCGGAAATGGGCTACCGGTCCCGCCTCCGCTTCCTGGAAGCCGCCATCCAAACGCGGGAAGACCTCATGTACCGCATCATCACCGGGAACCTGGAACGCCGCCGAGCCAAAcaccgccccgccccggcgctTCCCGCTTCCCGGGAAACGGAGCGCGAAGCCGTCCGTTGGATCCACCGCGCTTTCCGCTGCCTCCACGACGCCGAGGACCCGCTCAGCCGCTACCTCCCCACCCACGGCGCCCACCTCCGCCGCATCGTCAACACCATCCCCATCACCCTCCGGCTCCTCCTGCACCGCGCCGAGACCCCCGGCACCCCCGGCGTCCCCGGGGGTCcctccccccgcgccgccgccgcttgGGTGGTCCTGGCCGACCGCTGGCCGTGCCGCCTCAGCTGGGCGTTGCAATGTTTGGAAGACGGTTGGCAAAGCCAAACGGCGCCGGAGTTGGAATCTAAATCTCTGTGGAACGTTTTCCAGGAGAACCTGGCGGAGCTGAGCGCCCTCCGGCAGCCCCTGCACAACGTCCTCAGCCTGGATGGGGACCCCGAGCTCTTCCAGACCTTCCTCGCCTGCCACTTCCCCTTCACCGCCCGCGACGCCCGCGTCTTCCTCGCCGTCACCGTCAACCTGGACCACTCCATCCGCCGCAAAATGGGGCTCCTGCGCGGCCTCGATCGCCTGAagcctccccccccgccccacccccaccccctggcCCCAAGCGGCCAGcgtccccccccccagtgaCGGTGACACCGGTGTCGGGGGGCTTCAGCGgccagcatccccccccccagtgaCGGTGACACCGCTCCAGTGGccaccatccccccccccagtgaCGGTGACACCGGTGTCAGGGAGCTCCAGTGGCCACCGTCCCCCCCCAGTGACGGTGACACCGGTGTCGGGGGGCTCCAGTGGCCACCGTCCCCCCCAGTGACGGTGACACCGGGTGTTGGGGGGCTCCAGCGGCCACCATCCCCCCCCAGTGATGGTGACACCGCTCCAGCGGCCACcatccccccccatcccccccccagTGACGGTGACACTGGTGTCAGGGGGCTCCAGTGGCCACCATCCCCCCCAGTGACGGTGACACCGCTCCAGCGGCCACCATCCCCCCCCAGTGATGGTGACACCAGTGTCGGGGGGCTCCAGCTGCCACCATCCCCCCCCAGTGACGGTGACACCGCTCCAGCGGCCACCATCCCCCCCCAGTGACGGTGACACCGGTGTCGGGGGGCTCCAGCGGccaccatccccccccccccagtgacAGTGACACCCCCTGGACCTGgggctcccctccccccaaaatgGGCAGGGATGTTGGTGACACCGGTGGCCCCCCCACACCTGCATCCCCCCacaaaaggagggggggggggtcccccaTCTCGCTGGTGAATTCTGGGAGCTGtttggggacagggatggggacagggataattcctgtcccctccccccccccccccccctcccaagAAGAGACACCGCGGGGGGGGGTGAAAATGCCACTGGGGGTGGAACTGGGGTGACTGGGAGAGACTGGGGGGGACAAAGGGAGACCCCACAGGatcctgggggggtgggggtcacATCTGGGTGACCCCAACCCCCTCTGGGTGACCtcaaacaccccccccccccaatttggGGACCACCCCCTGGTAAGtgggtccctgggggggggtGGCTACAAGCTGGGACCCCCAACAAGCCACCCCCTCCCCCtaaagtgtgtgtggggggatgTTCCTGGAAgaacggggggtgggggtgtgcgTTGGGTGGGAGAGACCCTTGAAAAAAGATGTTGAACCACCAGTATAAACCAGTTAAACACCAGTTTAACCCCTCCTGCTCCACGTCTTGGTTTAAATgtgatacaatttttttttttttttttttttttgggggggggggagggggcggtcCTGCGTCCTTTggggggagggtgaaagggTGGGGGGGTTAATTTGAGGGGGGGGGAGATCAGTGGCAAATGTGCTGGGGGCAACGTGGTGGGATACGCTTGGAAAAATCCcgctttgggggggggggaggggggggggcgtgtCTGGGAATtttcccccagcccttcccacagAAGCCCCCCCCCGAAATGGGATGACccaggtgcccccccccccccaggaagACCCCCaaagaggggggaggggaggcggtGACGAATGCAGATCTCGTTTAATAGAAAACAGTGTTAACAAAAATACACGACAGAAAGAAACGACGAAcacccagcccctccccccacgccccccccccttAGTGTCagcgccgcagccccccccccccagcacccgcAGCTCCCTGATAGATTTATTGcacttaagaaagaaaagcgacgcctccccctccccccccacccccccccaccccaccccccaggacccctcccccaccccccagcaccctccctgAGAAAACCAACTGCCGGATCCGGAGGGGTTCGGCCACccctgggggcaggggtgtggggggggtgggggtccccaggtgtcacccaccccccgccggcCGGTTTTCCCCAGGGATCCCCACGCgctgggatgggggggatgCCCGCGGTCCCATGGGGGGggtctcccccctccccccgccccccatccccccacaAAAGGGGGGGGGTCCCCATCTCATTGGGCTCATGGCCCAGCAGCTCCTttcccagcccctggggagggggatttACATGAGGGGGGGAGGGAtttatggggggggggggggctcccccactgctgctttttgtgtttctggtttggttttgtgggtgttttatatttttttatggttttttgttgttgttttttttttaacggcAGCCCAGGAGCAGGAGTTCGGTTGCAATTAGCCCAGAAGGAATTAATTAATTCTACCACCATCCTCTAATTCCCCCACCTAAAAACGTCGCAGCGGATGATAAATATCTCCCGAAAACAAACGAACGAAcgaaaaaaaaaacaccccaacaaaatcaaaagacgaaaaaaaaaaaaaaaaaaaaaggaatttagaaataaataaccATCGTGGCTGCGGACGCAGCCCGTCCTGGGGATCTGTTAGTGACGAGACACCGCAATCCCTGTAGTGTGTGGATTCCCATTTCCCGCTGGGATCGATGCCCGTGGGATCTTCTCCTcagagaaaaaccaaaaaaaaaaaaaaaaatccaaaaaaaataatccaaaaaaaaaaaaccaccccaccaaaaaaaaaaaaccaaccaaacccccaaacgGGAAAAGGCGAAGGGTCTCTTCCCACctggatcatttttttttttttctctgctcctttcccttccctccatcGCCCCGGGGACACCGCAGcatccccgcccccccccccccctttttccaTGGGGGAATCCATCGGAAAATAGGAAAATCTGGGAGCAGGAAAGTGGGGGTGTTTGTGGgggggaggaaaataaaaaaaaaaaaaaattgtgtttggtttttttaaaagaacccTTTGTCCTGAAGCCCGAGGTTGGTTTCTTAAATCCTGGTGTGGAGCgggaagagaagaaagttaCGCCGGAGCCTCCCCCCAAGGACCTGCGAGAAGAGAAAAAGCGGCGCTTGGGGGGTCCCCGATCCTTCGGGATGTTCCCGGGATTGTCCCTTGTCCCTGTCCCCGCTCACCTGCGGTCACAGCGGCTCCTGCCCCGCGTCCTGGCTGGCCTCCAggagcagctcctccagctcctgctcgTTCTtggagcagctcagctctgcaagGAAACGGCCCCCGTGTGCTTCCCCTGCCTTCCcgcttctccccctccctcccccccccacccccccccaaaaaaataatccacaggGAAAGCCTAAGTCACCCAGCTTCCCGCAGGGCTCGTTAACTTCGGCCTCATTAAGGAGcgcttcaaaaaaaaaaaaatacgaaGCCCTGAAGCGCGGCAGATTTGCTTCGGCTTCCAACTTCCCTGGGAAAAGCCCCTCAGCGACGTATTCCTGTatccctgagcatccctgcatccctgagcatccctgtaCATCCCTGTatccctgagcatccctgcatccctgtatccctgagcatccctgcatccctgtatccctgagcatccctgtatccctgagcatccctgcatccctgagcatccctgtatccctgagcatccctgtaTCCCTGTatccctgagcatccctgcatccctgagCATCCTTGCATCCCTGTatccctgagcatccctgcatccctgagcatccctgcatccctgtaTCCCTGAGCACCCCTGCATCCCTGAGCACCCCTGTATCCCTAAGCATCCCTGTatccctgagcatccctgtacatccctgcatccctgagcacccctgagcatccctgcatccctgagCATCCATGAGCTTCCCTGTatccctgagcatccctgagCATTCCTCAATCCTTGAGCATCCCTGTATCCCTGAGCGTCCCTGCATCCCCGAGCGTCCCTGAGCATCCCCGAGCATCCCTGTATACCCGAGCATCCCTGCATCCAtgagcatccctgcatccctgagcatccctgagcatccctgtaTACCcgagcatccctgcatccctgagCAACCCTGAGAATCCCTGCATCCCCGAGCATCCCTGAGCATCCCGTTGGGACAAGTGCCCGGGATTGAAACCCTTGGGAATGGCTCCCGGCTTCCCGCAGGGATTTTGGGAGCCGGAGGGGGCTGGGATCCGGAGCTCTTACCGTGCCCGGCGCCGCAGCTTCCCATTTTGCCGTCGCCGTCCGAGGATACCTCCGGCAGCGCTCGGGCAAAATCCATCTTCAATCCGTTGAGGAGCGGAGTGTCATGGTGCGCCGCGCTGCCGCAGGCGACGGAGTCACGGTCGGAGCCACCGCCGGCGGCGGATTCGGGAAGCGCCCCGTTCGCCTGCCGTGCCGGGAATTCAGGATTTACGGCACCGGTGTCCCCCCGCGGCTCCGGCAGGCTCTCCACCCGCGTCACCACAAAGATTTTATGACCTCGCCCGGGACTGGAAACCGAAATCCTTCTCTCGTTTCCCTGGGAAGGCGCGGCAACCGGAGAGGCGGCGGGATTCCCGGTGccgcgcggcgggggcggccgctcCCCCGTTTTTTCCGGGGACGGCGGGGGGGGGATGGCGGAGTCGGGTTGTTTGGGCGATTCGCTCTGCTCTTTCGTTTCCGACCCAGCGTCCGAATCCGTGTCGGAATCGGAGTCCGTCCCGTCGTCGTCGTCGTCGTCCTCCGCCGGCTCCGTCGCCCCGTTTTCCGCCGCCGTCGGGGGCTCTTTGGTTTCTCCCCCCTTTGCCgcggcgctgccgccgccgtCGCCGCCGTCCTCTCCCGTTCCCTCCTCCAGCGGCTCCGTCGCGCTGATCTCCGGCATCGACGCCGATTGTTGCAccttctgctccttctcctccttctccttggCCAGGATGAAGTTGCGTTTGCAGCCGTTCTGGATCTCGGCCAGCAGCGCCTTTTGCGTTTCGATGAAACTTTTTACCtacggggggaaaaaaaaaaaaaagaataaaaaaaaaaaagaacaaaaaaaaaaaaaacaaaaaaaaaaaaaccaacaaaaaaaaaaaaaaaaaatggggaggggggtcACTTAGGTGATGAAACCCCCCCGGTGAGGATGGGCGAGGGGGGCGTCGCGTCACCCACCAACTCTTTTTTGGGTTCCCTGTCCAAATCGAGACGCAGCAGCGAGTGGTTGACGTTAAGAGCCAACGACAGCGCCATCAGCCCGCCCGTCTTGATCTCGTTTTCCCGTAGATCCAAACGCAGCAGCCGCGGGCTCTCGGCGATAAATTCCGCCACCGCCACCGCGCCTGCCGGGAATGGGGAAAGAAACACCGGTGAGGAAACGGGAAAAAAAACGGGACGCTGCTtcccccggggggggggggggggggggggggggggggcgtttTGGGGGGTGCTGGGAACTTGGGTGCTCAGCAAAAGGCGGCGTGGAAGACGCCGGACGCGCCGAACGCAGGGGATGAAGCGCCTCCGGCCGCGTCGACTGCGGCGTTTGGGTTAGAACCGCAtcaccccccccaaaaaaagaccccccagggctgagctgaacAGGATtgaccccacacccccccaaaagaccccccagggctgagctgaacCGGAttgaccccccccccccaaaaaaaagacgccccccagggctgagctgagctggattgaccccccaccccccaaaaaaacaacccccagggctgagctgaacTGGATTgaccctccaccccccccaaaaaagaacccccagggctgagctgagctggattgaccccccaccaccccccaaaaaacaccccccagggctgagctgaacCGGAttgacccccccacccccccccaaaacaccccccagggctgagctgaacCAGATTgacccccacacaccccccccaaaagaccccccagggctgagctgaacCAGATTgactccccagccccccacaaAAGACCccacagagctgagctgagccagattgacccccccacccccccccaaaaaaacaacccccagggctgagctgaacCAGATTGACTCCCCAACCCCCCACAAAAGACCCCACAGAGCGGAGCTGAGCCAGACtgagccccccctccccccccccccccccccccaaagacCCTACGGGGCTGAGCTGAACCGGATtgacaccaccccccccccaaaaaaaagacGCCATGGGGCTGAGCGGAGCCGGATtgaccccccctcccccccaaaagaCCCCACGGGGCTGAGCTAAACCAGATtgaacccccacccccccccaaaagacCCCACGGGGCTGAGCTGAGCCGGATTGAGCCCCATCCTGCGGGAGCAGAGCGGAGCCCCGACAGCAGGGGGAAGCTCTGAGGGATCTAGGGGgcttggggggaggggaggggggccgAGGCacagggtgggtgggtgccaccaccccctccccccaccttcGCAGGTCAGTTTGGTGGATGCCAAGCCCAGGCGGAGGACGGAGCGGTTCCTGATCAGCCCGTTCTTTAGGTTACGGACTCCTTCGTTCCCGATGGGATTGTGGCCCAGGTTGAGGGTCTCCAGGCTTTGCGTGTGGGGCTGCggggacaaaaaaataaaataaaataaaaaaataataataaaaaaaggttaCATCCTCAAGGAAGTATCCTCAAGGAtacagggatgctcagggatacagggatgctcagggatgCTCAAGGATACAGGGATGCTCGGGGATGCTCAGGGACGCAGGAATGCTCAGGGATACAGGGATGCTCGGGGATAAAATGATGctcagggatgctcagggatacagggatgctcagggatgctcagggatgCAGGAATGCTCGGGGATGCAGGGATACTCAGGGATGCttggggatgcagggatgctcagggatACAGGGATGCttggggatgcagggatgctcagggatgCTCGGGGATGCTcggggatgcagggatgctcagggatacagggatgctcagggatgctcagggatgCTTGGGGATGCTTGGGGATGCTtggggatgctcagggatgCAGGAATGCTCAGCGATGCTcggggatgcagggatgctcggggatgctcagggatgcagggatgctcggggatgctcagggatgctcagggatgCAGGAATGCTCAGCGATGCTCGGGGATGCTCAGGGATACAGGTAGATCAAGGCGGATGGGATGGCGGGTCCATCCCCAGCTCCAACTGGTTTAATTCCTCCCAGGGGGCTGCTGAGTCCGGGACAAGGGACGCAGCATCCTGACCCGGCAATAAgccatcccccccacccccccctaacccccacccccccgtgcaggatggtgctgagctctgctcacCAGCGTCACCCCCAGACAGGCCATGCCGGCGTGAGTCAGCTGGTTATTCCACAAAACCAGAGTGACCAgccccttctgctgctccttcaaCCCTTCGCAGATGTACGCCaagcctgggaaaaaaacccaaagaaacaaacaaaaaaaaaaaagaaaaaaaaaaaaaaaaaaaaaagagataaaaagacAGCTGGGGGGGCAGCCCTCCCCCAACGGCACGCATCCTGCCGGCTCTGAGGGCGCTTTTCCTTTGATACTTGTTCCCAGCTGGTGATGGAGAAAGCCACGGCGCTGTCATGCCGAGCTCCGGCGCCGGTAGGGTCTCCCCAaaccagccccctcccctccccccatccaACCCCCCTCCCTCCGCTCCTCCGTTTACGTGGCATCGCTCCCACGGGTAATTAAACCTCTGGGTGTCGAAAATTAATTAATATCGGGCTGGAGCCTACGGAGCAGGGTACGAACTCCCCTCCCAGGGAGGGAGtaaaaggggtgggggggactGGGTGCTTGGGGGTGGGTGTTTGTTTGGggtgcccccccctcccctcccccagcccgcTCCGGTAGGATTTACAGCACTGTAGACCTTCCTGGCCTAATCCTGCCCAGGGTGGGGGCTGGCACCGTTGTGAAATGGCTACAAATCTGATTTGAGAAGGACTCAGCACCCCAACGCCACCCCCGCTGCggaccccctgcccccccccccactcccccctccccccagcatcacccaaCGACCCCCCTTGGCGGCCGCATCCAGCCCCGGCGCCGCTCCTTTACGAAGCACCCAAAGGCGCTGGGGACGTGGCAGCTGATCTGGAAGGtgataaaattaatatttgcGCTTTAGGGTGTGGGACCCAGCCGGAAAACATGGGTGGCCACAACAGGGCTGGTGACAAGCCACTCGGGCACGTCGGGCTACCTTTGGACCCACGCCGAGGCACCGCAGCGCGGATCCGTCACCAACCCGCGGTGCTGGATCCGAATCCGGGCTGGGATTGTTTACATGAATTCCTGGGTTGATAGCAAATtcggagcgggggggggggaaaaataaaaaaaaatcgaaacgggaggaaaaaaaaattaaaacgggaggaaaaaaaaattaaaacgggaggaagagatggagggaggtaaaaaaaaacgCGTCGGCGACGCGGgcggcagccccctccccgcctccgTGCACCTGGCTCAGGAAGCAATTAAAATTTCTCTaattacttgattatttttttttaaaaaaagaggggtttatcctgctggagctgagctgtgcACCCCTCCTGCTGCGGCTCAGCACCAGGGCAGCCCCTCAAAAGCTCCACGCTTTGCAGCCGAGCTCCTCGCCGCCTTGAAACCGGGTCCCAGTTCCACGGAACCGGGGTGCTGTGCCCGAGGGATCGAGGGATCCTCACCTGAATCCAGGATGTGGTTGTTCCTCAGGTCCAGGATCTGGATGGAACAGTTAAATTTCAGCAGGTTGCCCAGCTGAGCCGAATCCTGCAGCCCGTTCAGCTTGTTTTCGGCCAGGTACAGCTCCCGTAAATTCACGTTCATCTTCAGAGCCGTGGctgggggtaaaaaaaaaaaaaaaaaaaaaaaaaaattaaaaaaaccccaaattccaGAATTCCAGCCCTTTAATCCACGTGCCACACTGGGATAGCTTGGAAAAAGGGGCTCATgcacagcccctccccccccaaagCGAGGGCTTGGGAGCATCCCGGCCGCGTTGGGATGAGCGCTCACGCCCGGAGCCGGGATGCCGGCTGAAACACCGGATTGCCGAGGGATCTACCCGGGAATCCCGCAGGaatccccttttttttttttgccgtCCCAtgggcagagggaagcagcagcagctggtgcgggcaggatggggctggggggtaccgcttgccccctgccctcctccccccctcttttttttttattttttgtttttccagctaAAGCGACctcagaaaaaatgaaaaaggtggaaaaattcCCTCAGCTCCGGCTCGATCGTTAATTCATTAGCTTAATGACAGGGGGCTGACACAGAAatacccgccccccccccccccctccccccctctttGGCACAGCCACCTGTGCCCCCACgcagcccccaccccctctCAGCATCACGGGGGCGGCGAGCCCCGTTGCCGCCGCATCCCTGCTCCGCTCATCCCACCGTCTTGTGGGATACTGGGGGGTACTGGGAacggcccccccccgcccaccACCACCCTTGGGTGCCTCACCCAGTAACACCAACGGGCGCCCCGAGAGGCTGGTGTTTTCCAGGTGCAGGATGaccaggctgctgctgatgCGCAGGGTCCGTGCCACGAAAGGTGCTGAGTGGTCCAGCAAGGGGGTGTTTCGAGCATCCAGGTACTGCAGGCAGCTCgtctgagggggggggggggggggagggg
The nucleotide sequence above comes from Falco naumanni isolate bFalNau1 unplaced genomic scaffold, bFalNau1.pat scaffold_403_arrow_pat_ctg1, whole genome shotgun sequence. Encoded proteins:
- the NKPD1 gene encoding NTPase KAP family P-loop domain-containing protein 1; the encoded protein is MVPPHPPVPPPPAPGVTPCPPQGTCSPARGGSPAEPPCCEERVACLGPGGGRGACCPPPLAEVEPRDHKEALTEDDIYCRCLSKTLCHTATPVTVGFYAPCGHRLYSLLDKVTGFMREEMARREEAELRRSPQKPRSPQGWGLLVALWYLTFYKPVVTEGHLRRKNMEFIFVRFSAWQYAGCDKLWAGLVTTLCDNVRHHFGPLLLSVYHVVGVRPRFASGFTQREWILKRGACLKLWGLLFILTAGLALLLAALLLPGLKEHHALKVLGSAITSLSGSGLVLGAVSVLKNLIISEKQKIERLTNSERFAAQLGFMNKVRGQVEILVDFLAFMEIFERRRLRVVLEITSLDICYPEKVAGVLNAMNTLLSDANAPFIFILAVDPSVIVPCLEQTGCMKGLADNGYLYLNRTVTLPFSIPEMGYRSRLRFLEAAIQTREDLMYRIITGNLERRRAKHRPAPALPASRETEREAVRWIHRAFRCLHDAEDPLSRYLPTHGAHLRRIVNTIPITLRLLLHRAETPGTPGVPGGPSPRAAAAWVVLADRWPCRLSWALQCLEDGWQSQTAPELESKSLWNVFQENLAELSALRQPLHNVLSLDGDPELFQTFLACHFPFTARDARVFLAVTVNLDHSIRRKMGLLRGLDRLKPPPPPHPHPLAPSGQRPPPQ
- the PPP1R37 gene encoding protein phosphatase 1 regulatory subunit 37; translated protein: EKLDYKACEALEEIFKRVQFKIVDLEQTSLDEDGASALFDMIEYYESATHLNISCNKHIGTRGWQAAARMMRKTSCLQYLDARNTPLLDHSAPFVARTLRISSSLVILHLENTSLSGRPLVLLATALKMNVNLRELYLAENKLNGLQDSAQLGNLLKFNCSIQILDLRNNHILDSGLAYICEGLKEQQKGLVTLVLWNNQLTHAGMACLGVTLPHTQSLETLNLGHNPIGNEGVRNLKNGLIRNRSVLRLGLASTKLTCEGAVAVAEFIAESPRLLRLDLRENEIKTGGLMALSLALNVNHSLLRLDLDREPKKELVKSFIETQKALLAEIQNGCKRNFILAKEKEEKEQKVQQSASMPEISATEPLEEGTGEDGGDGGGSAAAKGGETKEPPTAAENGATEPAEDDDDDDGTDSDSDTDSDAGSETKEQSESPKQPDSAIPPPPSPEKTGERPPPPRGTGNPAASPVAAPSQGNERRISVSSPGRGHKIFVVTRVESLPEPRGDTGAVNPEFPARQANGALPESAAGGGSDRDSVACGSAAHHDTPLLNGLKMDFARALPEVSSDGDGKMGSCGAGHELSCSKNEQELEELLLEASQDAGQEPL